The following proteins are co-located in the Portunus trituberculatus isolate SZX2019 unplaced genomic scaffold, ASM1759143v1 PGA_scaffold_469__1_contigs__length_25334, whole genome shotgun sequence genome:
- the LOC123500686 gene encoding histone H4 — protein MTGRGKGGKGLGKGGAKRHRKVLRDNIQGITKPAIRRLARRGGVKRISGLIYEETRGVLKVFLENVIRDAVTYTEHAKRKTVTAMDVVYALKRQGRTLYGFGG, from the coding sequence atgactggccgcggcaagggaggcaagggacttggaaagggaggagccaaGCGTCACCGTAAGGTTTTGCGTGACAACATCCAGGGCATCACCAAGCCCGCTATCCGTCGGTTGGCTCGCCGAGGCGGCGTCAAGCGCATCTCCGGTCTCATCTACGAGGAGACTCGTGGGGTGCTAAAGGTGTTCCTCGAGAACGTCATCAGGGATGCCGTCACCTACACCGAGCACGCCAAGCGCAAGACCGTCACTGCCATGGACGTCGTCTACGCCCTCAAGCGTCAGGGACGTACCCTCTACGGATTTGGCGGTTAA